From Desulfovibrio desulfuricans, a single genomic window includes:
- the ispG gene encoding flavodoxin-dependent (E)-4-hydroxy-3-methylbut-2-enyl-diphosphate synthase: MQKHTTRAIRLGGLSIGGGAPVMVQSMTNTDTRDAEATLAQIARLEARGCEAVRVAVPDEAAVAALPAIRAGTRLPLIADIHFDYRLAVASLEAGLEGLRINPGNIGPKEHVDRVVDAAKAHGAVIRVGVNSGSVEKRLLQQYGGPCPEALVESALTHVRMLEARGFYDTKISLKSSSVLDTIASYRKLAEACDYPLHIGVTEAGGLMRGTVKSAVGLGILLHEGIGDTLRVSLTADPVEEVTVAWEILRALGLRSRGPEIISCPTCGRTEIDLFSLARAVEDRLATSKADIKVAVMGCVVNGPGEAREADLGVAGGRDKGIIFRKGEVIRSVKGQEALLAAFMEELQQLLNEKESQ; the protein is encoded by the coding sequence ATGCAAAAGCACACGACCCGCGCCATCCGTCTGGGCGGGCTTTCCATTGGCGGCGGTGCGCCTGTTATGGTGCAGAGCATGACCAATACCGACACACGCGATGCCGAGGCAACGCTTGCGCAGATTGCGCGGCTTGAGGCGCGCGGCTGCGAGGCCGTGCGCGTGGCTGTGCCGGACGAGGCTGCCGTTGCGGCCCTGCCCGCCATCCGCGCGGGTACACGCCTGCCGCTCATTGCGGACATACATTTTGATTACCGCCTTGCCGTGGCCTCGCTGGAGGCCGGGCTTGAAGGCCTGCGCATCAACCCCGGCAATATCGGCCCCAAGGAACACGTGGACCGCGTGGTGGATGCCGCCAAGGCCCACGGGGCGGTCATTCGCGTTGGAGTCAACTCCGGCTCGGTGGAAAAGCGCCTGCTCCAGCAGTACGGCGGCCCCTGCCCCGAGGCGCTGGTGGAAAGCGCTCTCACCCATGTGCGCATGCTTGAGGCGCGCGGTTTTTACGATACCAAAATTTCGCTCAAGTCCTCCTCTGTGCTTGATACCATTGCCTCCTACCGCAAGCTTGCCGAAGCTTGCGACTACCCCCTGCACATCGGCGTTACCGAGGCCGGGGGCCTCATGCGCGGCACGGTAAAATCTGCCGTGGGGCTTGGTATCCTGCTGCACGAGGGCATTGGCGACACCCTGCGCGTTTCGCTCACCGCCGACCCGGTGGAAGAAGTAACCGTGGCGTGGGAAATACTGCGCGCCCTTGGGCTGCGCTCGCGCGGGCCGGAAATCATCTCGTGCCCCACCTGCGGGCGCACGGAGATTGACCTGTTTTCGCTGGCCCGCGCGGTGGAAGACCGCTTAGCTACCTCCAAGGCCGACATCAAGGTGGCGGTCATGGGCTGCGTGGTCAACGGGCCGGGCGAGGCCCGCGAGGCCGATCTGGGCGTTGCGGGCGGGCGCGACAAGGGCATCATATTTCGCAAGGGCGAGGTCATCCGCTCGGTCAAAGGGCAGGAGGCCCTGCTGGCGGCTTTTATGGAAGAACTGCAACAACTGCTCAACGAAAAGGAATCACAGTAA
- a CDS encoding FlgO family outer membrane protein — protein sequence MPRLLMLCALLLPLFSGCAKSGPSALSPGYTDAVELKLKSRELAEQMLATMPNDAIQGFVAMPTAFVNQNNTSQSSPMGRLMAESLFYEFNQRGFPTREYRLNGTINVQGGRDDLALAANQMVSTTGQKWAALVVGTYYVDKDATFINARLVRASDGLVMRTGQLVLVNTPIVTRMAEADVPPPVKATASSAPAKPAPTSLYTPASSISSGTLVIKQGR from the coding sequence ATGCCGCGTCTTCTTATGCTTTGCGCACTTTTGCTGCCGCTCTTTTCCGGCTGCGCCAAAAGTGGGCCTTCCGCGCTTTCGCCCGGCTATACGGACGCCGTGGAGCTGAAGCTCAAAAGCCGCGAACTGGCCGAGCAGATGCTTGCCACCATGCCCAACGACGCCATTCAGGGCTTTGTGGCCATGCCCACGGCCTTTGTGAACCAGAACAATACCTCGCAAAGCTCGCCCATGGGCAGGCTGATGGCTGAATCGCTGTTTTATGAATTCAACCAGCGTGGCTTTCCCACGCGTGAATACAGGCTGAACGGAACCATCAACGTTCAGGGCGGGCGCGATGACCTTGCCCTTGCCGCCAACCAGATGGTTTCAACCACCGGGCAAAAATGGGCCGCCCTTGTTGTGGGCACCTATTATGTGGATAAGGACGCAACCTTTATCAACGCCCGTCTGGTGCGCGCCAGCGATGGCCTTGTGATGCGCACGGGCCAGCTTGTGCTGGTGAATACCCCCATTGTGACGCGCATGGCCGAGGCCGATGTGCCGCCGCCGGTAAAGGCCACGGCCAGCAGCGCCCCAGCCAAACCGGCCCCAACTTCGCTCTATACGCCTGCCAGCAGCATCAGCAGCGGCACGCTTGTAATCAAACAAGGCCGGTAA
- a CDS encoding FlgO family outer membrane protein, with product MNRFFITILVLAALLFPLTAAAAGNVPTAAVSIAKQLDEQIMMRFSGDSQDMSRKDREALARARIMIMGTTPVNINNLDEASPLARQMTEEISRWLINAGYRFQELRKGRDIRFDKLKGEFILTRDVRQLASPSGTSQAILAGTYVTTSEQVRFSIRLIHTSSNEVLAMGTATVPITDDLRPLVREARPGDGLAPSVSTRLQ from the coding sequence ATGAACCGCTTTTTCATTACCATTCTTGTGCTTGCGGCCCTGCTCTTTCCGCTCACGGCGGCGGCAGCCGGAAACGTGCCCACTGCTGCCGTAAGCATTGCCAAGCAGCTTGACGAACAGATCATGATGCGCTTTTCGGGCGACAGCCAGGACATGAGCCGCAAAGACCGCGAAGCTCTGGCCCGCGCCCGCATCATGATCATGGGCACCACCCCGGTCAACATCAACAATCTGGACGAAGCCTCGCCCTTGGCGCGCCAGATGACGGAAGAAATCTCCCGCTGGCTCATCAATGCGGGTTACCGTTTTCAGGAACTGCGCAAGGGGCGCGACATCCGCTTTGACAAGCTCAAGGGCGAATTTATCCTGACGCGCGACGTGCGCCAGCTTGCCAGCCCCAGCGGCACCAGTCAGGCCATACTGGCGGGCACCTATGTGACTACCAGCGAACAGGTGCGCTTCAGCATCCGGCTTATCCACACCTCAAGCAATGAGGTGCTGGCCATGGGCACGGCCACTGTGCCCATTACGGACGACCTGCGGCCCCTCGTGCGCGAGGCCCGGCCCGGCGACGGGCTTGCGCCCTCGGTGAGCACACGGCTTCAGTAG
- the ychF gene encoding redox-regulated ATPase YchF, whose protein sequence is MSLSIGIVGLPNVGKSTLFNALTKAQNAQAANYPFCTIEPNKATVAVPDKRVDALTAKAKPKKTIYASVDFIDIAGLVRGASKGEGLGNQFLGNIRECAAIVHVVRCFEDENITHVDGGVDPLRDVDTIETELLLADLQSVEKRLDKLQKLAKFDKNAKASAEIMQTLLAQLNDGKPARGFDLPDNESFLTTWRELGLLTAKPVIYCANVDEAAVAEGNEFSAKLEAFAKERQSGFARICAKLEEELQGLPDEEQAELLSSYGIDESGLVRIIHTGYATLGLYSYFTAGPDEVRAWTIHKGWKAPQAAGVIHTDFERGFIRAEVISYADYMSHESEAACRADGVLRVEGKEYVVNDGDVMHFLFNV, encoded by the coding sequence ATGTCGCTCAGTATTGGTATTGTGGGCCTGCCCAACGTTGGCAAATCCACCCTTTTCAACGCCCTGACCAAGGCTCAGAACGCTCAGGCCGCCAACTACCCCTTCTGCACCATTGAACCCAACAAGGCCACGGTGGCGGTGCCGGACAAGCGGGTGGACGCCCTGACAGCCAAGGCCAAGCCCAAGAAGACCATTTACGCCAGTGTGGATTTTATCGACATTGCAGGCCTGGTACGCGGCGCAAGCAAGGGTGAAGGGCTGGGCAACCAGTTTTTGGGCAACATTCGCGAATGCGCGGCCATTGTGCATGTAGTGCGCTGCTTTGAGGATGAAAATATCACCCACGTGGACGGCGGCGTTGATCCCCTGCGGGATGTGGACACCATTGAAACCGAACTGCTGCTGGCCGACCTGCAAAGCGTTGAAAAGCGCTTGGACAAGCTGCAAAAGCTTGCCAAGTTTGACAAAAACGCCAAGGCATCCGCAGAAATCATGCAGACCCTGCTGGCCCAGCTCAACGACGGCAAGCCCGCGCGGGGATTTGACCTGCCTGATAACGAGAGCTTTTTGACCACATGGCGCGAACTTGGCCTGCTCACGGCCAAGCCCGTTATCTACTGCGCCAATGTGGATGAAGCCGCTGTTGCCGAAGGCAATGAATTTTCCGCCAAACTTGAAGCCTTTGCCAAGGAACGCCAGTCCGGCTTTGCGCGCATTTGCGCCAAGCTTGAAGAAGAACTGCAAGGCCTGCCCGATGAGGAACAGGCGGAACTGCTCTCCTCCTACGGCATTGATGAAAGCGGCCTTGTACGCATCATCCACACCGGCTACGCCACCCTTGGCCTGTACAGCTACTTTACCGCCGGGCCGGACGAAGTCCGCGCCTGGACCATCCACAAGGGCTGGAAGGCCCCGCAGGCCGCTGGCGTCATCCATACAGACTTTGAGCGCGGCTTTATCCGGGCCGAAGTTATCTCCTACGCCGACTACATGAGCCACGAAAGCGAAGCGGCTTGCCGCGCTGATGGCGTCTTGCGCGTGGAAGGCAAGGAATATGTGGTCAACGACGGCGACGTCATGCATTTCCTGTTCAACGTGTAG
- a CDS encoding UDP-glucose dehydrogenase family protein, protein MKLCIIGTGYVGLVSAACFAEMGNTVTCVDVNPAVVEKLNAGSVHIFEPGLEPMVRHSRTDGRLKFTTRLEDGIADADCAFICVGTPPQPDGSCDLSYVRQVAGEIGRHMQNDLVVVDKSTVPVGTADEVRALVEKELAARGVSYKVDVVSNPEFLKEGDAISDFMKPDRVVLGTDSERAASLMRELYSPFARTRDKIIVMGVRSAEMTKYAANCMLATKISFINEIATICEKVGADVRDVRTGIGSDTRIGYQFIYPGVGYGGSCFPKDVKALIHTAEKAGVEPKLLNAVEDVNARQKKHMAGRIMEYFAPQGGVKGKTLALWGLAFKANTDDMREAAAISIVNELTAAGMKVRAFDPVAADNAREIFKDNKLVEIVDSQYGACEGAQGLLVVTEWNQFRNPDFDKIKGLLTAPLLFDGRNLYSPNFMAQRGFAYFCIGRRAD, encoded by the coding sequence ATGAAGTTGTGCATTATCGGGACCGGCTATGTTGGCTTGGTCAGCGCCGCGTGCTTTGCTGAAATGGGTAATACCGTGACCTGCGTGGATGTTAACCCGGCTGTGGTGGAAAAGCTCAATGCCGGTTCCGTGCATATTTTTGAACCCGGTCTTGAACCCATGGTTCGCCACAGCCGCACTGATGGCCGCCTCAAGTTTACTACCCGTCTTGAAGATGGCATTGCGGATGCCGACTGCGCCTTTATCTGCGTTGGCACCCCGCCCCAGCCCGACGGCTCGTGCGATCTGAGCTATGTGCGTCAGGTGGCTGGCGAAATTGGCCGCCACATGCAGAACGACCTCGTGGTTGTGGACAAGTCCACGGTTCCCGTGGGCACCGCTGACGAAGTGCGCGCGCTCGTGGAAAAAGAGCTTGCCGCGCGCGGCGTGTCCTACAAGGTGGACGTGGTTTCCAACCCCGAGTTCCTCAAGGAAGGCGACGCCATCTCCGACTTCATGAAGCCCGACCGCGTTGTGCTTGGTACGGATTCCGAACGCGCCGCTTCGCTGATGCGCGAACTGTATTCGCCCTTTGCCCGCACCCGCGACAAGATCATCGTCATGGGCGTGCGAAGCGCAGAAATGACCAAGTATGCTGCTAACTGCATGCTTGCCACCAAGATTTCCTTTATCAACGAAATCGCCACCATTTGCGAAAAAGTGGGCGCGGACGTGCGCGACGTGCGCACCGGCATCGGCTCCGACACCCGCATTGGCTACCAGTTCATCTACCCCGGCGTGGGTTACGGCGGTTCGTGCTTCCCCAAGGACGTGAAGGCGCTCATCCACACCGCTGAAAAGGCTGGCGTGGAACCCAAGCTGCTCAACGCTGTGGAAGACGTCAACGCCCGGCAGAAAAAGCACATGGCTGGCCGCATCATGGAATATTTTGCTCCCCAGGGCGGCGTGAAGGGCAAAACCCTTGCGCTGTGGGGGCTGGCCTTCAAGGCCAATACCGACGACATGCGCGAAGCCGCTGCCATCAGCATTGTCAACGAGCTTACCGCCGCTGGTATGAAGGTTCGCGCCTTTGACCCGGTTGCCGCCGATAATGCCCGCGAAATCTTTAAAGATAATAAGCTTGTTGAAATTGTGGACAGCCAGTACGGCGCGTGCGAAGGCGCTCAGGGCCTGCTGGTGGTTACGGAATGGAACCAGTTCCGCAACCCCGATTTCGACAAGATCAAGGGCCTGCTGACAGCCCCCCTGCTGTTTGACGGCCGCAACCTGTACTCGCCCAACTTCATGGCGCAGCGCGGGTTTGCGTATTTCTGCATTGGCCGCCGCGCCGACTAG
- a CDS encoding holo-[acyl-carrier-protein] synthase, with amino-acid sequence MIVGIGTDITELARIKASYDRFGERFLQKILTPDELKLVPENPIAYISGRFAAKEAAVKALGTGFNEGIGPHHIEVLRGPAGQPLLHLHGPALARAEALGMRAAHISISHDRNAAVAVVVLEA; translated from the coding sequence ATGATCGTAGGCATTGGGACTGACATTACGGAACTAGCACGCATTAAGGCAAGTTACGACAGGTTTGGAGAGCGCTTTTTGCAAAAGATCCTTACCCCCGATGAACTGAAACTCGTGCCGGAGAATCCTATTGCCTACATTTCCGGTCGGTTTGCCGCCAAAGAGGCTGCGGTCAAGGCGCTCGGCACTGGCTTTAACGAGGGGATTGGCCCTCACCATATTGAGGTGCTGCGCGGCCCTGCGGGGCAACCCCTGCTCCATTTGCACGGCCCTGCGCTTGCGCGGGCTGAGGCTCTGGGCATGCGTGCCGCCCACATTTCCATAAGTCATGACCGCAATGCCGCCGTGGCGGTTGTGGTGCTGGAGGCATAA
- a CDS encoding NAD(P)H-hydrate dehydratase, with product MPTSFDDLFPPLPLPAEMRQWDAEAMALGLPEELLMENAARAAFDVLREYQPQLTGLRVWLLMGSGNNGGDAACLARHLLDAGAEPLVLHTRPLAACKGACGKHVRIARAAGVTFERWRPAVFQRAELPHILVDGLLGTGFSGQLRPDALELVRSVNSLQSRPFVLALDIPSGLDGRTGLPMPEAVRATATVSFAAAKPGLALPEARPWTGALHVRSIGIPLAARRKAPCSFYVADGHCLAPLAKIQPGGFKNSYGHVLVVGGAPGLGGAAHLAARAALRAGAGLVTAAAPGAGIADIKNGWPEIMTLPLGESERQWPARLPQNFVELAQRCAALVVGPGMGRGQDAAAFVEALLALGHRPPTVFDADALVLLAGRQGLLDRITADDILTPHPGEAATLLGCSAADVQADRQGALERLRNLCRGVIILKGAASLIGQADAPTLLCPYDVPQLAVGGSGDVLAGCAGGLLARLLPGMQTAKEQAQVHNNTANQTLTPSHMLAGQAAALHALAGKSIAEQWPLRGNTPSAVADALPQTLSACMAASESKDDILPWPR from the coding sequence ATGCCCACTTCATTTGACGACCTGTTCCCTCCCCTGCCCCTGCCCGCTGAAATGCGCCAGTGGGATGCGGAAGCCATGGCCCTTGGCCTGCCCGAAGAGCTGCTGATGGAAAATGCCGCCAGAGCGGCCTTTGACGTCTTGCGAGAATACCAGCCACAGCTAACGGGGCTGCGCGTATGGCTGCTTATGGGCAGCGGCAACAACGGCGGCGATGCCGCATGCCTTGCGCGGCATTTGCTGGACGCGGGCGCGGAACCGCTGGTGCTGCACACGCGGCCTCTTGCCGCCTGCAAGGGGGCCTGCGGCAAACATGTACGCATTGCCAGAGCCGCAGGCGTTACCTTTGAACGCTGGCGCCCGGCGGTCTTTCAAAGGGCGGAGCTACCCCATATTCTTGTGGATGGTCTGTTGGGTACAGGTTTCAGCGGTCAACTGCGACCGGATGCGCTGGAGCTTGTGCGTTCGGTCAATTCCCTGCAAAGTCGTCCCTTTGTGCTGGCACTGGATATTCCATCTGGCCTCGACGGACGCACCGGCCTGCCCATGCCGGAAGCAGTGCGCGCCACGGCCACAGTCAGCTTTGCGGCCGCCAAGCCGGGGCTGGCCTTGCCCGAGGCGCGCCCCTGGACGGGCGCGCTGCACGTGCGCAGCATTGGCATTCCCCTTGCCGCACGGCGCAAGGCTCCCTGCTCTTTTTACGTTGCTGACGGGCATTGCCTCGCCCCGCTTGCGAAGATTCAGCCCGGAGGCTTCAAAAACTCCTACGGGCATGTGCTGGTGGTTGGTGGCGCGCCCGGTCTTGGCGGAGCAGCGCATCTTGCTGCCCGTGCGGCCCTGCGCGCAGGTGCAGGCCTTGTAACCGCCGCCGCGCCCGGTGCTGGCATTGCGGATATCAAGAACGGCTGGCCCGAAATAATGACCCTGCCGCTGGGCGAGAGCGAACGCCAGTGGCCCGCCCGCCTGCCGCAAAATTTTGTGGAACTGGCCCAACGCTGCGCTGCCCTTGTGGTCGGCCCCGGCATGGGCCGGGGGCAGGACGCTGCGGCCTTTGTTGAAGCTCTTTTGGCACTGGGCCACAGACCGCCCACGGTATTTGACGCCGATGCCCTGGTGCTGCTGGCCGGGCGACAAGGCCTGCTCGACCGCATAACCGCAGATGATATTCTGACGCCCCACCCCGGCGAAGCGGCAACCCTGTTGGGCTGTTCCGCAGCGGATGTTCAGGCCGACCGGCAAGGCGCGCTTGAGCGCCTGCGCAATCTCTGCCGTGGCGTGATTATTCTCAAAGGAGCGGCAAGCCTCATAGGGCAGGCTGATGCCCCAACACTGCTTTGCCCCTACGATGTGCCGCAGCTTGCGGTAGGAGGCTCGGGCGATGTGCTGGCGGGCTGCGCTGGCGGGCTGCTTGCCCGGCTGCTGCCCGGCATGCAGACCGCAAAAGAGCAAGCGCAAGTGCACAACAATACCGCAAATCAGACTTTAACCCCATCCCACATGCTGGCCGGGCAGGCAGCGGCCCTGCACGCCCTTGCGGGCAAAAGCATTGCCGAACAATGGCCCCTCAGGGGCAATACGCCCTCGGCAGTGGCGGATGCATTGCCGCAAACCCTCTCTGCCTGCATGGCAGCCAGTGAATCAAAGGACGACATCCTGCCATGGCCCAGATAA
- a CDS encoding tRNA (adenosine(37)-N6)-threonylcarbamoyltransferase complex ATPase subunit type 1 TsaE: MAQIILHNLSDTNRLGHMLAEAVATCGIAALLLRGPLGSGKTTLTRALVEAMPGGDQAEVGSPSFTLCNYYPTQPPVIHSDLYRSPGSLPDEIAEGLDNPQILSVLEWSEYLPEAEMPQDYLDISVQPCEESRLLTLQAHGHIATELLRHLRRNWPVDSPDHG; encoded by the coding sequence ATGGCCCAGATAATCCTGCACAATCTTTCTGATACCAACCGCCTAGGGCATATGCTTGCCGAGGCTGTCGCCACCTGCGGCATTGCGGCATTGTTGCTGCGTGGCCCGCTTGGCAGCGGCAAAACCACGCTTACCCGCGCCCTGGTGGAGGCCATGCCCGGCGGCGATCAGGCCGAGGTGGGCAGCCCTTCGTTCACGCTCTGCAACTATTACCCTACCCAACCGCCTGTCATACACAGCGATCTGTACCGCAGCCCCGGCAGTCTGCCTGATGAAATTGCCGAGGGTCTGGATAATCCGCAAATCCTGTCTGTGCTGGAATGGTCGGAATACCTGCCCGAGGCGGAAATGCCGCAAGATTATCTGGACATCTCAGTGCAACCGTGCGAAGAAAGTCGCCTACTGACGCTGCAAGCTCATGGCCATATTGCCACTGAACTTTTGCGCCACCTGCGCCGAAATTGGCCTGTGGACAGTCCTGACCACGGGTAA
- a CDS encoding aspartate kinase gives MKILVQKFGGTSVAKLECMKQVREKVLGGLAKGYKVIAVLSARAGDTNKLLALADEWSSTPDRAEVDSLVSTGEQVSISLFTMLLKDAGIRARSLLGWQIPITTDNDFGRARIRSIDSNSLRKYLNDYDVLVVAGFQGCTEDGRITTLGRGGSDTSAVALAASLGSVECDIYTDVDGVYTTDPNICSTARKMDRVAYEEMLEMASMGAKVLHIRSVEFAKKYKVPVRVRSTFSDDPGTLVTQEDSTMEAVLVSGIAYDKDQARVTLRDLPDVPGTAAAVFGPLSEKGILVDMIVQNTSQDGHTDMTFTISRKDLKQTLQMMEEVAQKTGAREVLHDVSVAKVSAIGVGMRNHSGVAARAFAALTQEGINILMISTSEIKITILIQEKYVELAVRILHDTFGLDWDLG, from the coding sequence ATGAAAATTTTGGTCCAGAAATTTGGCGGCACTTCCGTTGCCAAGCTGGAGTGCATGAAGCAGGTGCGAGAGAAAGTGCTGGGAGGCCTTGCCAAGGGGTATAAGGTCATTGCGGTGCTTTCGGCTCGGGCTGGCGACACCAACAAGCTGCTTGCCCTTGCTGATGAATGGTCTTCCACGCCTGACCGCGCGGAAGTTGATTCGCTCGTTTCCACTGGCGAACAGGTTTCCATCAGCCTGTTCACCATGCTGCTCAAAGATGCGGGCATCCGCGCCCGCTCGCTGCTCGGCTGGCAGATTCCCATCACCACGGACAACGATTTTGGCCGTGCGCGCATTCGCTCCATCGACAGCAATTCCCTGCGCAAATACCTTAACGACTACGATGTGCTTGTGGTCGCCGGGTTTCAGGGTTGCACCGAAGATGGCCGCATCACCACGCTCGGACGCGGCGGTTCGGACACCTCGGCGGTGGCGCTGGCCGCTTCCCTCGGCTCTGTGGAATGCGACATTTACACCGACGTTGACGGTGTTTACACCACCGACCCCAACATCTGCTCCACGGCCCGCAAAATGGACCGCGTTGCCTATGAAGAAATGCTTGAAATGGCAAGCATGGGGGCCAAGGTGCTGCACATCCGTTCGGTAGAATTTGCCAAAAAATACAAGGTTCCCGTGCGCGTGCGCTCTACGTTCAGCGATGATCCAGGCACGCTTGTCACTCAGGAGGACTCCACCATGGAAGCCGTACTCGTTTCCGGCATTGCATATGACAAAGATCAGGCCCGCGTGACCCTGCGCGACCTTCCCGACGTGCCCGGTACGGCTGCGGCGGTGTTTGGCCCTCTTTCCGAAAAGGGCATTCTGGTCGATATGATCGTGCAGAACACCAGCCAGGACGGCCATACCGACATGACCTTCACCATCTCGCGCAAGGATCTCAAGCAGACCTTGCAGATGATGGAAGAAGTCGCCCAGAAGACCGGCGCGCGCGAAGTGCTGCACGATGTGAGCGTTGCCAAGGTTTCCGCCATCGGCGTGGGCATGCGCAACCATTCTGGAGTAGCAGCGCGGGCCTTTGCCGCACTGACTCAGGAAGGCATCAATATCCTTATGATCAGCACCTCTGAAATCAAGATCACCATCCTGATTCAGGAAAAATACGTTGAGCTTGCCGTGCGCATTCTGCACGACACCTTCGGGCTGGACTGGGATCTGGGCTAA
- a CDS encoding HAD-IA family hydrolase: protein MKQYLFFDLDGTVTDSKTGIIRSVQHALKYFDIARADDELLYFIGPPLKDSFGKLFGGDAAKADLAVQKYREYYSVTGIFENALYDGVADMLADLRRQGRVLSLATSKPEPFAQRILEHFGIASLFDHVAGAELTGPRNSKTSVLRHACGLCGVADMAQCLMVGDRKYDILGAHAVGMDGVGVLYGYGSRGELEEAGADKLCEDVPALRQLLLA from the coding sequence GTGAAGCAATACCTTTTTTTTGATCTTGACGGCACAGTAACAGACTCCAAAACCGGCATCATCCGCTCTGTGCAGCATGCCCTGAAGTATTTTGATATTGCCCGCGCTGACGATGAACTGCTGTATTTTATCGGTCCCCCGCTGAAGGATTCGTTCGGTAAGCTTTTTGGGGGCGATGCGGCCAAGGCTGATCTGGCCGTGCAGAAATACCGTGAGTATTATTCGGTCACGGGTATATTTGAAAATGCGCTTTATGACGGCGTGGCAGACATGCTGGCCGATCTGCGGCGTCAGGGCCGGGTGTTGTCGCTGGCTACATCCAAGCCGGAACCCTTTGCCCAGCGTATTCTGGAGCATTTTGGCATTGCCAGCCTGTTTGACCATGTGGCGGGAGCGGAGCTGACCGGCCCGCGCAACAGCAAAACATCCGTGCTGCGGCATGCCTGCGGCCTTTGCGGTGTTGCGGATATGGCGCAATGCCTGATGGTGGGCGACCGGAAATATGACATTCTTGGCGCGCATGCTGTGGGTATGGACGGTGTGGGCGTACTCTATGGCTATGGTTCGCGCGGCGAGCTTGAAGAAGCCGGGGCGGACAAGTTGTGCGAAGACGTTCCCGCCTTGCGGCAACTGCTCCTTGCCTGA
- a CDS encoding polysaccharide deacetylase family protein yields the protein MFSSVSLVLRLRHTVAVSAGVFCILAGISVASIAADAASTAPAIASSAPAPSWAPDAQDARKALRNDATPPAKREPSVMLPPLGPDAVGTIRRVALADGAKVVALTFDLCELDTVTTGCDMDILGFLRAEHIPATLFMGGKWMRTHSRRVLQIMTEPQFEIANHAWSHGNFALLSPAGLRAQVLWTQAQYELLREEALREARAQDRPEPVIQPVPTLFRLPYGRCSDQSLQALAKLGMQVVQWDVVAESGADNTNIEHARREAHLVASQVKPGSILLFHANLVPKGSAQLLRETVTELRRRGYNFVSVSTLLGMGVPQRTMNGYFTSPGDNKALDSKFGVDGTGRHTPFNGE from the coding sequence ATGTTCAGCTCAGTCAGCTTGGTTTTGCGGTTGCGGCATACCGTTGCTGTTTCGGCAGGCGTGTTTTGCATTTTAGCGGGCATAAGCGTTGCGTCGATTGCTGCAGATGCGGCATCTACTGCCCCGGCTATTGCTTCGTCAGCTCCGGCCCCCTCATGGGCGCCCGATGCGCAGGATGCCCGCAAGGCTTTGCGCAACGATGCAACCCCGCCCGCCAAACGCGAACCTTCAGTGATGCTTCCACCGCTCGGACCTGACGCGGTGGGCACCATCCGGCGGGTTGCGCTGGCCGATGGGGCCAAGGTGGTTGCTCTTACCTTTGATCTTTGCGAGCTGGATACCGTCACTACCGGCTGCGATATGGATATTCTCGGTTTTTTGCGGGCCGAGCATATCCCGGCCACGCTTTTTATGGGCGGCAAGTGGATGCGCACCCATTCCCGCCGGGTGCTGCAAATCATGACCGAGCCGCAGTTTGAAATAGCCAACCATGCGTGGTCGCACGGCAATTTTGCCCTGCTTTCCCCGGCTGGTCTGCGCGCCCAGGTTTTGTGGACGCAGGCCCAGTATGAGCTGCTGCGCGAGGAGGCCTTGCGCGAAGCCAGGGCGCAGGACCGCCCGGAGCCTGTCATTCAGCCTGTGCCTACACTGTTCCGTCTGCCTTACGGGCGTTGCAGCGACCAGTCTTTACAGGCGCTGGCAAAGCTGGGCATGCAGGTGGTGCAGTGGGATGTGGTGGCGGAATCCGGCGCGGACAATACCAATATCGAGCATGCGCGGCGCGAGGCCCATCTGGTTGCCTCGCAGGTCAAACCGGGTTCCATACTGCTGTTCCACGCCAATCTGGTGCCCAAGGGCTCGGCGCAACTGTTGCGCGAGACTGTGACGGAACTGCGCCGCAGAGGCTACAATTTCGTTTCTGTGAGTACCCTGCTGGGCATGGGGGTTCCGCAGCGCACCATGAACGGCTATTTTACATCGCCGGGCGACAACAAGGCGCTGGACAGCAAATTCGGTGTTGACGGCACTGGGCGGCATACGCCCTTTAACGGCGAGTAG